TGACAAGAAAGGAATAGTTGAAAGTTGAGGTGCTTTGCTTGTGCAAGTTGAGGTGCTTTGCTTTGCTTGTGCTTTCGTTTTCTTTCATTAACTCTTCAGTACGACAATTTAACTTTTTCCTCTAATAATATCCGACTTCAAGGACCGATAATCACCATATCTCGCAAAAATTCCCAAATGCAAACCGACACAATGCCCTCCGTCCTCGTTTCCACGCCTCCGGCTGCGCTGAGACTCCACTGGGACGTATTCTTAAGCTTTCGCGGGGAGGACACGCGCCACACTATCATCAAGAATGTCTATGATTCATTAGCAGAGCATGGCGTCCGTGTCTTCCGAGACGACGTCGGAATGAGCCAAGGGGACGAGATAGCCCCTAGCCTTTTAGAGGCCATTGAAGACTCGGCTGCTTCAATAATCATGCTTTCTCCGAGGTATGCTGATTCCCATTGGTGTCTTGAGGAGCTCACTACAATATGCCAGCTACGGAGGCTGATACTTCCAGTGTTCTACAAAGTTGATCCTTCTCATGTTAGGAAGCAAACGGGTCCTTTTGAAAATGATTTCAGGATTCATACTGAGAGGTTTGGGGAGGAGAAGGTGGGAAGATGGAGAGAAGCTATGAAGAAAGTTGGTGGGATTTCGGGTTTGCCTTATAACATCAGGTGATATCCTCTgcttaaacttttcatacagGTTATATAATTTCATGTTTCTGAATTCTGATAATAACCCATGAATACAAATTGTGTTTTTTATCCTAATGTATTGGTTATTCTGTCCATTTGACAGCAAAGAACCGCAGCTGATTCAACAATTGGTCAAAAGGGTTTTAACAGAATTGAGAAGGACAGTGGGTCTAGCTACATACACAGTTGGACTTGATTCTCGTGCAGAAGAACTGATGGACTTGTTAAATGTTAAATCCAATCACATTAAAGTTCTGGGACTTCATGGAATGGGTGGGATTGGTAAAACAACTCTTTCCAAGGCCCTCTACAATAAGCTTCTCAATTACTTTGAATACCGCTGCTTCATTCCAAACGTTAGAGAAACTGCTACAGAAGATGGTGGTTTAGTGTCACttcaaaataaatttctttCTGCTCTTTCACCTGTTAACATGTCATCTGTGCATGAGCTTGAAGCTGGCGTTTCTATGATCAAACGTATGCTTCATGAGAAGCGGGTGCTTGCTGTCTTAGACGATGTGGACAATGTAAGCCAGCTCAATGCACTGGCAGGAAACAGAGAGTGGTTCAGTGAAGGAAGTAGAATCATTATTACAACAAGAAACAAAGATGTTTTGGTTGAACATCTTGTGAATGAAGTTTACGAAGTGAGAGAGTTGTATTCAACTGAAGCTTTACAACTTTTTAGTTATCATGCACTAAGAAGAGAGAAACCCACAAACGATTACCTGAATCTGGCCAAGAATATTGTCTCTCTCACGGGAGGACTACCTTTAGCATTGGAAGTGTTTGGCTCTTACTTGTTTCATAAGAGGACAGTGAAGGAATGGGAAGATGCCTTGAAAAAGTTGCAACAGATTCGGCCAAATAATCTGCAGGATGTGCTAAGAATAAGTTTTGATGCGCTCGATGAAGAAGAGAAGTGTATATTTCTTGATATTGCGTGTTTGTTTGTTAAAATAGAAATGAAGAGAGAGGAAGCAATTGATATATTTAAGGGTTGTGGCTTCAGGGGTGAGACAGCAATTACTGTTCTCACAGAAAAATCTCTCATTAAGCTCAGAGAGGAGTTGGGAGGCCATATTTTGTGGATGCATGATCAACTCAGAGAAATGGGAAAACAGATTGTTTTACTTGAAAACCTTACTGATCCTGGTACACATAGTAGATTGTGGAATTATGATGAAATCATGACAGTTCTCAAGCATAACAAGGTACAAATTgctgattttttttcaaaatttcaatACTTCAAACCTCcgtttgttttttaaaaataacttatttttcataaaaaatattttttaataagatgaCTTATTTTCTATTGttaaattctaatttaaaaaaataaaatatattaataaatttatatatatacatcttAAGAAGATTCtcaaaatacaaaaatgactTAATTCAATTAGTTGCTAATTTATTTATgtgattgaaattatatattaaactatttaaattcagagaataaattttaatttttaaaaacaaaagtgTTTTATGAGAAATGTTAGATTAATAGGTTtcatcaaatatttaaatttttaaaaaaattaaatctaaaaaatgtaaatttaatgAATCATAAGTTAGATGATTTAGATTTGGATCCAGCGAATAAATAAGAATCATTatagttttattataataatttattaattttttataaaaaaatttattatgaatGTATATATTTTACACGTTTTATCTTAAATGTATGCATCGGTCACTGATTCTAATGCCATATGTGCTTGGAAACAGGGGACAAGAAATGTACAAGGGATCATCCTTGAATTGAGAAAGAAGCAGCTTGTGGAGGATGATCGAAGTGTCCGCACGATTTTTCATAATAACTTCCTATCAGCACTAAATCTAACCTCTGTTTTTGAATACCTGAAAGAAAAATTTGCATATCTTCctaaagaagagaaagagggTGAGATTATACTCAACACCAATTCCTTTGAATCAATGGTTAATCTAAGATTGCTGCAGATCAATGGTGTGAAATTAGAAGGGAAGTTTGAACATTTTCCTAGGGAGCTCAAGTGGCTGCAGTGGAAGAAGTGTCCTTTCAGAAATCTTCCTTCTGATTATCGACCTTCGCAACTGGCCATCCTTGATCTCTCAGAAAGTGGAATCGATCGAGTCTGCGGTTGGCGGAGCAACATGGTACGGTTCCATTTTTTAAGTCATTAATGTTCTTGGGATTCGTCCTCGTAAATATTCTAAATATTGATGTAAAGGAACTTGCTTCTGTTCTGAAGGCTAAAAACTTTTTATGTTGCAGGTGGCTGAGAAGTTGATGGTTTTGAATCTCCGCTATTGCTATAATCTTGTTGCTATTCCTGATTTATCAGGATGTAAGACCTTGGAAAAGCTTGATCTTGAGATGTGCAATCGACTACCTAAAATTCACAAGTCAGTGGGGAATTTGAGAACATTGCTGAAATTGAACTTGAAAGATTGCTCAAACCTCATTGAATTGCCAAGGGATGTCTCTGGGCTAAAACAACTTCAAAAACTTGTTCTCTCTGGCTGCaaaaaattgaaagaattgCCAGAGGACATAGGAAGCATGAAGTCCCTGGAAGAACTTCTTCTTGATCAAACTGCTATTTTACAGTTGCCTGAATCGATCTACCGCCTTACAAAACTTGAGAAGCTTAGTCTGAATGGTTGCCAGTTCATAAAACAGCTACCAAAATGCTTAGGTAACCTGAATTCTCTGAAACAACTCTCTCTTAATGAAACTGCATTGGAAGAACTTCCTGATTCTGTTGGATCTTTGTCAAACCTTGAGACACTAAGCTTGATGTGGTGTAACTCGCTTTCGTTCCTTCCTGCATCTATTGGCAAGCTAGAGTCCTTGACAGAAATTTTTGTTGATAGCAGCGCAATCGAAGAACTACCGAGTTCAATCGGTTCATTGTCTTACCTGAAGCAATTATCGGCTGGAGGCTGTCGATTTCTAAGCAAATTGCCGGATTCAATCGGTGGACTATCTTCCATTACTGAACTTCAGTTAGATCGGACGCCGATTACCAATCTGCCTGATCAGATTGGAGCTTTGAGATTGACTGAGAAGCTTTACCTGCGGAAATGTGCATTGATTAGAAGTTTACCAGAAGCTCTTGGGAGCATGTATGCTCTAACGGTTTTAAACTTGTCTGGTGCTAATATTACTGAGTTGCCTGAATCTATTGGGATGTTGGAAAATCTAATACAGTTGACTCTGAGAGACTGTAAACAGCTGCAGAAACTTCCAGCTTCAATAGGAAACTTGAAATCCTTGCACCGTCTGCTGATGGAGAGAACTGGCGTAACAGAACTCCCTGAGAGCTTTGGCATGCTCTCCAACTTAATGATATTGATAATGAGAAAGAAACCATTAAAATCTCTCAGTGCACAAGAGAAGTTGTTTGAAATGCCAACTTCCTTTCCAAATCTTTCCTTGCTAAAAGAACTGGACGCTCGTGCATGGGGAATATCTGGTAAGATTCCTGATGATTTTGAGAAGTTGTCAAAGCTAGAGATCTTGGATCTTGGCTACAACAAGTTTGACAGCCTTCCTTCAAGCTTACAGGGCCTTTCTCTTCTCAAAAATCTATGCTTGAAACACTGTGAAAAACTCATCTCTCTCCCTCCATTGCCTTCAAGTTTAGAAGAACTGGACATTTCCAACTGTATTGCATTGAGAATTATATCTGATACTTCAAACTTAGAGAGCTTAAAGCAGCTGAACCTAACAAATTGTGATGAAGTGTTGGATATTCCAGGATTTGAATGCATGAAGTCCTTGGTCAGATTATACATGAGCGGTTGTAGAGCATGTTCCGTTCCAATAAAGAGAAAACTTTCAAAGGTCTATCTCTTTCACTCTGTGTGTGCGCGCACACGCGCGCCTGTGAACACTCCCGTGTCCATACCCATTACATAACACCATGGTTGTTTGccttgtttaatttttattgcagGATTTTTTGAGGAATATACGATACTTGAGCATACCTGGAAGCAAAATTCCGGATTGGTTTTCTCAAGCTGAAGTTAGCTATTCGGAGCGAAGAAACTACGAAATCAAGGCAGTGCTTGTATGTGCTGTTATCTCTCTGGATAATCAGATACCAGACGACTTGAGAGATGAAATCCCAGTTCTACCAGCCATTCAAGCAAGGATGTCTAAACCAAATAAACCTTTATGCGTAAGCACATTAGACTCAATGGGAGTGCCAAAGACAAATGCAGATCAAATCCATTTGTGTCGGTATCCAGATTGTCATCCATTGGTTTT
The sequence above is a segment of the Manihot esculenta cultivar AM560-2 chromosome 5, M.esculenta_v8, whole genome shotgun sequence genome. Coding sequences within it:
- the LOC110615185 gene encoding disease resistance protein RPV1, which codes for MQTDTMPSVLVSTPPAALRLHWDVFLSFRGEDTRHTIIKNVYDSLAEHGVRVFRDDVGMSQGDEIAPSLLEAIEDSAASIIMLSPRYADSHWCLEELTTICQLRRLILPVFYKVDPSHVRKQTGPFENDFRIHTERFGEEKVGRWREAMKKVGGISGLPYNISKEPQLIQQLVKRVLTELRRTVGLATYTVGLDSRAEELMDLLNVKSNHIKVLGLHGMGGIGKTTLSKALYNKLLNYFEYRCFIPNVRETATEDGGLVSLQNKFLSALSPVNMSSVHELEAGVSMIKRMLHEKRVLAVLDDVDNVSQLNALAGNREWFSEGSRIIITTRNKDVLVEHLVNEVYEVRELYSTEALQLFSYHALRREKPTNDYLNLAKNIVSLTGGLPLALEVFGSYLFHKRTVKEWEDALKKLQQIRPNNLQDVLRISFDALDEEEKCIFLDIACLFVKIEMKREEAIDIFKGCGFRGETAITVLTEKSLIKLREELGGHILWMHDQLREMGKQIVLLENLTDPGTHSRLWNYDEIMTVLKHNKGTRNVQGIILELRKKQLVEDDRSVRTIFHNNFLSALNLTSVFEYLKEKFAYLPKEEKEGEIILNTNSFESMVNLRLLQINGVKLEGKFEHFPRELKWLQWKKCPFRNLPSDYRPSQLAILDLSESGIDRVCGWRSNMVAEKLMVLNLRYCYNLVAIPDLSGCKTLEKLDLEMCNRLPKIHKSVGNLRTLLKLNLKDCSNLIELPRDVSGLKQLQKLVLSGCKKLKELPEDIGSMKSLEELLLDQTAILQLPESIYRLTKLEKLSLNGCQFIKQLPKCLGNLNSLKQLSLNETALEELPDSVGSLSNLETLSLMWCNSLSFLPASIGKLESLTEIFVDSSAIEELPSSIGSLSYLKQLSAGGCRFLSKLPDSIGGLSSITELQLDRTPITNLPDQIGALRLTEKLYLRKCALIRSLPEALGSMYALTVLNLSGANITELPESIGMLENLIQLTLRDCKQLQKLPASIGNLKSLHRLLMERTGVTELPESFGMLSNLMILIMRKKPLKSLSAQEKLFEMPTSFPNLSLLKELDARAWGISGKIPDDFEKLSKLEILDLGYNKFDSLPSSLQGLSLLKNLCLKHCEKLISLPPLPSSLEELDISNCIALRIISDTSNLESLKQLNLTNCDEVLDIPGFECMKSLVRLYMSGCRACSVPIKRKLSKDFLRNIRYLSIPGSKIPDWFSQAEVSYSERRNYEIKAVLVCAVISLDNQIPDDLRDEIPVLPAIQARMSKPNKPLCVSTLDSMGVPKTNADQIHLCRYPDCHPLVFRLKDGFKVEVMAPDPPIIKGVQVKKCGIHLVFENDDDYIGNEELLDESQLSLSAKLAKFFQSNEEDGHEAC